A region from the Gallus gallus isolate bGalGal1 chromosome 25, bGalGal1.mat.broiler.GRCg7b, whole genome shotgun sequence genome encodes:
- the LOC121107545 gene encoding prefoldin subunit 2-like — translation MADSVKGRPAAAGPGGKVLTAEQVVARFNRLRQEQRGLASKAAELELELNEHGLVIETLREVDPTRKCYRMVGGILVERTVKEVLPALEGNREQISKIIETLSQQLQSKGRELNEFREKHNIRLVGEDDPRQPPKDGTEGGKGGAAGVLVS, via the exons ATGGCGGACAGCGTGAAGGGGCGGCCCGCGGCGGCGGGGCCTGGCGGGAAGGTGCTGACGGCGGAGCAG GTGGTGGCTCGGTTCAACCGTTTGCGGCAGGAGCAGCGCGGCCTGGCCTCCAAGGCGGCGGAGCTGGAGTTGGAGCTCAACGAGCACgg CCTGGTGATTGAGACGCTGCGGGAGGTGGACCCCACACGGAAGTGTTACCGCATGGTGGGTGGCATCCTGGTAGAGCGCACTGTCAAGGAGGTGCTGCCCGCACTGGAGGGCAACCGCGAGCAG ATCAGCAAAATCATCGAGACGctgagccagcagctgcagagcaagggCCGCGAACTGAATGAGTTCCGTGAGAAGCACAACATCCGCCTGGTGGGCGAGGACGACCCCCGGCAGCCCCCCAAGGATGGCACCGAGGGGGGCAAGGGAGGCGCCGCTGGCGTCCTTGTGTCCTAG
- the LOC121106471 gene encoding V-type proton ATPase catalytic subunit A-like isoform X3: MEGDVGTRMADVEEESLLGAVHGVSGPVVTAIRMAGAAMYELVRVGHAELVGEIIRLEGDMATLQVYEETSGLRVGDPVLRTGQPLSVELGPGILGSIFDGIQRPLRDIAQLTGGIYIPRGVNVPALPRHLTWDFVPSKSIQVGSHVTGGDIYGTVTENSLIQHKIMVPPRSRGTVTHIAPPGHYSVSDVVLELDFEGVAEQLTMMQVWPVRQTRPVVEKLTANHPLLTGQRVLDALFPCVQGGTTAIPGAFGCGKTVISQSLSKYSNSDIIVYVGCGERGNEMSEVLRDFPELTMEVDGRTESIMKRTTLVANTSNMPVAAREASIYTGITLSEYFRDMGLHVSMMADSTSRWAEALREISGRLAEMPADSGYPAYLGARLASFYERAGRARCLGSPLREGSVSIVGAVSPPGGDFSDPVTSATLGIVQVFWGLDKKLAQRKHFPSVNWLISYSKYLRALEPHYEQLHPEFPALRTRAREILQEEEDLAEIVQLVGKASLAEADKVTLEVARLLKDDFLQQNGYSSYDRTR, encoded by the exons ATGGAGGGGGACGTAGGGACACGGATGGCCGACGTTGAGGAGGAGAGCCTGCTGGGTGCCGTGCACGGTGTCTCGGGGCCCG TGGTGACGGCCATACGCATGGCAGGGGCAGCCATGTATGAACTGGTGCGTGTGGGGCatgcagagctggtgggggagATCATCCGCCTGGAGGGAGACATGGCCACGCTGCAGGTGTATGAGGAGACCT CGGGGCTGCGGGTGGGGGACCCGGTGTTGCGCACGGGTCAGCCGCTCTCGGTGGAGCTCGGTCCCggcatcctgggctccatctTCGATGGCATCCAGCGCCCGCTGCGGGACATTGCACAGCTGACGGGTGGCATCTACATCCCGCGGGGTGTCAACGTCCCTGCGCTGCCGCGGCACCTCACCTGGGACTTTGTCCCCAGCAAGAGCATCCAG GTTGGCAGCCACGTCACTGGTGGGGACATCTATGGGACGGTGACAGAGAACTCACTCATCCAACACAAGATCATGGTGCCACCCCGCAGCCGTGGCACTGTCACTCACATTGCGCCACCAGGACACTACAGCGTCTCG GATGTGGTGCTGGAGCTGGACTTCGAGGGTGTGGCCGAGCAGCTGACCATGATGCAGGTGTGGCCGGTGCGGCAGACCCGGCCCGTGGTGGAGAAGCTGACAGCAAATCACCCACTGCTGACGGGACAGCGCGTGCTGGATGCTCTTTTCCC GTGCGTGCAGGGTGGCACCACAGCCATCCCCGGTGCTTTCGGCTGTGGCAAAACCGTCATCTCACAGTCCCTGTCCAAGTACTCCAACAGCGACATCATCGTCTACGTGGGCTGCGGGGAGCGCGGCAATGAGATGTCTGAGGTGCTGCGGGACTTCCCTGAG CTCACCATGGAGGTGGATGGGAGGACGGAGAGCATCATGAAGCGCACCACGCTGGTGGCCAACACCTCCAACATGCCAGTGGCCGCCCGTGAGGCTTCCATCTACACTG GCATCACGCTGTCTGAGTACTTCCGCGACATGGGGCTCCATGTCAGCATGATGGCCGACTCCACCTCCCGCTGGGCCGAGGCATTGCGGGAGATTTCCGGGCGCTTGGCTGAGATGCCGGCGG ACAGTGGGTACCCCGCCTACCTGGGCGCCCGCCTGGCATCCTTCTATGAGCGTGCGGGGCGGGCGCGCTGCCTTGGGTCCCCCCTCCGTGAGGGCAGCGTCAGCATCGTTGGAGC AGTGTCACCGCCCGGAGGGGACTTCTCAGACCCTGTCACCTCAGCCACGCTGGGCATCGTGCAG GTGTTTTGGGGTCTGGACAAGAAGCTGGCACAGCGCAAGCACTTCCCCTCGGTAAACTGGCTGATCAGTTACAGCAAGTACTTGCGGGCACTGGAGCCCCACTACGAGCAGCTGCACCCTGAGTTCCCTGCGCTGCGCACCCGTGCCAGGGAGatcctgcaggaggaggaggatctGGCCGAAATTGTGCAGCTCGTGGGGaag GCATCCCTCGCTGAGGCTGACAAGGTGACACTGGAGGTGGCCAGACTCCTCAAGGATGACTTCCTACAGCAGAATGGCTACTCCTCCTACGACAG GACCCGGTGA
- the LOC121106471 gene encoding V-type proton ATPase catalytic subunit A-like isoform X1: MEGDVGTRMADVEEESLLGAVHGVSGPVVTAIRMAGAAMYELVRVGHAELVGEIIRLEGDMATLQVYEETSGLRVGDPVLRTGQPLSVELGPGILGSIFDGIQRPLRDIAQLTGGIYIPRGVNVPALPRHLTWDFVPSKSIQVGSHVTGGDIYGTVTENSLIQHKIMVPPRSRGTVTHIAPPGHYSVSDVVLELDFEGVAEQLTMMQVWPVRQTRPVVEKLTANHPLLTGQRVLDALFPCVQGGTTAIPGAFGCGKTVISQSLSKYSNSDIIVYVGCGERGNEMSEVLRDFPELTMEVDGRTESIMKRTTLVANTSNMPVAAREASIYTGITLSEYFRDMGLHVSMMADSTSRWAEALREISGRLAEMPADSGYPAYLGARLASFYERAGRARCLGSPLREGSVSIVGAVSPPGGDFSDPVTSATLGIVQVFWGLDKKLAQRKHFPSVNWLISYSKYLRALEPHYEQLHPEFPALRTRAREILQEEEDLAEIVQLVGKASLAEADKVTLEVARLLKDDFLQQNGYSSYDRFCPFYKTVGMLHNIITFYELARHAVEATGAGERRVTWAAIRENLGDILYRLSAMKFMDPVKDGEANITAAFTQLNEEMQAAFRNLED, translated from the exons ATGGAGGGGGACGTAGGGACACGGATGGCCGACGTTGAGGAGGAGAGCCTGCTGGGTGCCGTGCACGGTGTCTCGGGGCCCG TGGTGACGGCCATACGCATGGCAGGGGCAGCCATGTATGAACTGGTGCGTGTGGGGCatgcagagctggtgggggagATCATCCGCCTGGAGGGAGACATGGCCACGCTGCAGGTGTATGAGGAGACCT CGGGGCTGCGGGTGGGGGACCCGGTGTTGCGCACGGGTCAGCCGCTCTCGGTGGAGCTCGGTCCCggcatcctgggctccatctTCGATGGCATCCAGCGCCCGCTGCGGGACATTGCACAGCTGACGGGTGGCATCTACATCCCGCGGGGTGTCAACGTCCCTGCGCTGCCGCGGCACCTCACCTGGGACTTTGTCCCCAGCAAGAGCATCCAG GTTGGCAGCCACGTCACTGGTGGGGACATCTATGGGACGGTGACAGAGAACTCACTCATCCAACACAAGATCATGGTGCCACCCCGCAGCCGTGGCACTGTCACTCACATTGCGCCACCAGGACACTACAGCGTCTCG GATGTGGTGCTGGAGCTGGACTTCGAGGGTGTGGCCGAGCAGCTGACCATGATGCAGGTGTGGCCGGTGCGGCAGACCCGGCCCGTGGTGGAGAAGCTGACAGCAAATCACCCACTGCTGACGGGACAGCGCGTGCTGGATGCTCTTTTCCC GTGCGTGCAGGGTGGCACCACAGCCATCCCCGGTGCTTTCGGCTGTGGCAAAACCGTCATCTCACAGTCCCTGTCCAAGTACTCCAACAGCGACATCATCGTCTACGTGGGCTGCGGGGAGCGCGGCAATGAGATGTCTGAGGTGCTGCGGGACTTCCCTGAG CTCACCATGGAGGTGGATGGGAGGACGGAGAGCATCATGAAGCGCACCACGCTGGTGGCCAACACCTCCAACATGCCAGTGGCCGCCCGTGAGGCTTCCATCTACACTG GCATCACGCTGTCTGAGTACTTCCGCGACATGGGGCTCCATGTCAGCATGATGGCCGACTCCACCTCCCGCTGGGCCGAGGCATTGCGGGAGATTTCCGGGCGCTTGGCTGAGATGCCGGCGG ACAGTGGGTACCCCGCCTACCTGGGCGCCCGCCTGGCATCCTTCTATGAGCGTGCGGGGCGGGCGCGCTGCCTTGGGTCCCCCCTCCGTGAGGGCAGCGTCAGCATCGTTGGAGC AGTGTCACCGCCCGGAGGGGACTTCTCAGACCCTGTCACCTCAGCCACGCTGGGCATCGTGCAG GTGTTTTGGGGTCTGGACAAGAAGCTGGCACAGCGCAAGCACTTCCCCTCGGTAAACTGGCTGATCAGTTACAGCAAGTACTTGCGGGCACTGGAGCCCCACTACGAGCAGCTGCACCCTGAGTTCCCTGCGCTGCGCACCCGTGCCAGGGAGatcctgcaggaggaggaggatctGGCCGAAATTGTGCAGCTCGTGGGGaag GCATCCCTCGCTGAGGCTGACAAGGTGACACTGGAGGTGGCCAGACTCCTCAAGGATGACTTCCTACAGCAGAATGGCTACTCCTCCTACGACAG gTTCTGCCCCTTCTACAAGACAGTGGGGATGCTGCACAACATCATCACCTTCTATGAGCTTGCCCGACATGCTGTGGAGGCCACTGGGGCTGGCGAGCGCCGTGTCACTTGGGCAGCCATCCGTGAGAACCTCGGGGACATCCTGTACCGGCTGAGTGCCATGAAGTTCATG GACCCGGTGAAGGACGGCGAAGCCAACATCACAGCTGCCTTCACGCAGCTCAACGAGGAGATGCAGGCGGCCTTCCGCAACCTGGAGGACTGA
- the LOC121106471 gene encoding V-type proton ATPase catalytic subunit A-like isoform X2: MFPTSCPYPYPLPHIPCLTSPSCFMCPLLSSPHSGAAGGGPGVAHGSAALGGARSRHPGLHLRWHPAPAAGHCTADGWHLHPAGCQRPCAAAAPHLGLCPQQEHPVTLMVTPCQVGSHVTGGDIYGTVTENSLIQHKIMVPPRSRGTVTHIAPPGHYSVSDVVLELDFEGVAEQLTMMQVWPVRQTRPVVEKLTANHPLLTGQRVLDALFPCVQGGTTAIPGAFGCGKTVISQSLSKYSNSDIIVYVGCGERGNEMSEVLRDFPELTMEVDGRTESIMKRTTLVANTSNMPVAAREASIYTGITLSEYFRDMGLHVSMMADSTSRWAEALREISGRLAEMPADSGYPAYLGARLASFYERAGRARCLGSPLREGSVSIVGAVSPPGGDFSDPVTSATLGIVQVFWGLDKKLAQRKHFPSVNWLISYSKYLRALEPHYEQLHPEFPALRTRAREILQEEEDLAEIVQLVGKASLAEADKVTLEVARLLKDDFLQQNGYSSYDRFCPFYKTVGMLHNIITFYELARHAVEATGAGERRVTWAAIRENLGDILYRLSAMKFMDPVKDGEANITAAFTQLNEEMQAAFRNLED; this comes from the exons ATGTTCCCCACCTCGTGTCCCTATCCCTATCCTCTACCCCACATCCCCTGTCTCACGTCCCCCTCCTGCTTCATGTGCCCTCTCCTGAGCTCCCCACACAGCGGGGCTGCGGGTGGGGGACCCGGTGTTGCGCACGGGTCAGCCGCTCTCGGTGGAGCTCGGTCCCggcatcctgggctccatctTCGATGGCATCCAGCGCCCGCTGCGGGACATTGCACAGCTGACGGGTGGCATCTACATCCCGCGGGGTGTCAACGTCCCTGCGCTGCCGCGGCACCTCACCTGGGACTTTGTCCCCAGCAAGAGCATCCAG TTACCCTCATGGTCACCCCGTGCCAGGTTGGCAGCCACGTCACTGGTGGGGACATCTATGGGACGGTGACAGAGAACTCACTCATCCAACACAAGATCATGGTGCCACCCCGCAGCCGTGGCACTGTCACTCACATTGCGCCACCAGGACACTACAGCGTCTCG GATGTGGTGCTGGAGCTGGACTTCGAGGGTGTGGCCGAGCAGCTGACCATGATGCAGGTGTGGCCGGTGCGGCAGACCCGGCCCGTGGTGGAGAAGCTGACAGCAAATCACCCACTGCTGACGGGACAGCGCGTGCTGGATGCTCTTTTCCC GTGCGTGCAGGGTGGCACCACAGCCATCCCCGGTGCTTTCGGCTGTGGCAAAACCGTCATCTCACAGTCCCTGTCCAAGTACTCCAACAGCGACATCATCGTCTACGTGGGCTGCGGGGAGCGCGGCAATGAGATGTCTGAGGTGCTGCGGGACTTCCCTGAG CTCACCATGGAGGTGGATGGGAGGACGGAGAGCATCATGAAGCGCACCACGCTGGTGGCCAACACCTCCAACATGCCAGTGGCCGCCCGTGAGGCTTCCATCTACACTG GCATCACGCTGTCTGAGTACTTCCGCGACATGGGGCTCCATGTCAGCATGATGGCCGACTCCACCTCCCGCTGGGCCGAGGCATTGCGGGAGATTTCCGGGCGCTTGGCTGAGATGCCGGCGG ACAGTGGGTACCCCGCCTACCTGGGCGCCCGCCTGGCATCCTTCTATGAGCGTGCGGGGCGGGCGCGCTGCCTTGGGTCCCCCCTCCGTGAGGGCAGCGTCAGCATCGTTGGAGC AGTGTCACCGCCCGGAGGGGACTTCTCAGACCCTGTCACCTCAGCCACGCTGGGCATCGTGCAG GTGTTTTGGGGTCTGGACAAGAAGCTGGCACAGCGCAAGCACTTCCCCTCGGTAAACTGGCTGATCAGTTACAGCAAGTACTTGCGGGCACTGGAGCCCCACTACGAGCAGCTGCACCCTGAGTTCCCTGCGCTGCGCACCCGTGCCAGGGAGatcctgcaggaggaggaggatctGGCCGAAATTGTGCAGCTCGTGGGGaag GCATCCCTCGCTGAGGCTGACAAGGTGACACTGGAGGTGGCCAGACTCCTCAAGGATGACTTCCTACAGCAGAATGGCTACTCCTCCTACGACAG gTTCTGCCCCTTCTACAAGACAGTGGGGATGCTGCACAACATCATCACCTTCTATGAGCTTGCCCGACATGCTGTGGAGGCCACTGGGGCTGGCGAGCGCCGTGTCACTTGGGCAGCCATCCGTGAGAACCTCGGGGACATCCTGTACCGGCTGAGTGCCATGAAGTTCATG GACCCGGTGAAGGACGGCGAAGCCAACATCACAGCTGCCTTCACGCAGCTCAACGAGGAGATGCAGGCGGCCTTCCGCAACCTGGAGGACTGA